A single window of Archangium gephyra DNA harbors:
- a CDS encoding two-component system sensor histidine kinase NtrB: MNRKALASVLLLCIALASVVGGVVHFIRRDRAALVDQFASDRKAQVEAAAREVADALDDAADDLRFAGELLSRPGSIAEHRRELLALLEVVGQYKAIVVLDSQGAQRFAIMDRRAGPAVTRGAVGTVLTETAREALARPPGDILTSPPVAAAPGGWFRVFATAYAPSEDGPGGSVAVLVDSEPSFAPLKLIATQPDAKLLLLGAYGVPTPASAPSLIDWHKRMEAEAGSIPAYSELLAHMRAGERGTVRIPENEAALLGLGSADVIAAYTPIRMRGGAHWSVATFSSTRELRAHERGVILRVALGALLVAFFLSVFGAYVVIASRRAVALQESRRHADRLAHLHEKTQKILDNIPTGVLALSAAGRITAVNQALRERLPPTAVGASLPEAFPHAPAAVVDRLASLVEAACSAERVLSLHGEPLPLFGQEGQYRIHAVPLERLDPEVRVLLVVEDLSNVHALESQLLRAEKLATVGILAAGIAHEIGTPLGVVRGRAEYVLGKLGAQHPQAAGVQVIIDQIDRVSRTIRQLLDFSRVQPAPVKGVALEPLLRGAQELLHGEAERRKVRLEVEVPEGLPSLSADPDQLQQVVLNLALNACDACEPGGAVRIAAHVEAPVEPGAWSGVRVTVRDDGCGIPPESLNRVFDPFFTTKKRGQGTGLGLTVVAQIVRNHGGRIELESEPGQGTCVTLWWPATPLPSEERHAV; this comes from the coding sequence ATGAACCGCAAGGCCCTCGCCTCCGTGCTCCTGCTGTGCATCGCGCTCGCCAGCGTGGTGGGGGGCGTGGTGCACTTCATCCGCCGCGACCGCGCCGCGCTCGTGGACCAGTTCGCCTCGGACCGCAAGGCCCAGGTGGAGGCCGCCGCCCGCGAGGTGGCCGATGCGCTCGACGACGCCGCCGATGACCTGCGCTTCGCCGGTGAGCTCCTCTCCCGGCCCGGCTCCATCGCCGAACACCGGCGCGAGCTGCTCGCCCTGCTGGAGGTGGTGGGTCAGTACAAGGCCATCGTCGTCCTGGACTCACAAGGAGCGCAGCGCTTCGCCATCATGGACCGGCGCGCCGGCCCCGCCGTCACCCGCGGGGCCGTGGGCACCGTCCTCACCGAGACCGCCCGCGAGGCGCTCGCCCGGCCGCCCGGCGACATCCTCACCTCTCCGCCCGTGGCCGCCGCGCCCGGCGGCTGGTTCCGCGTCTTCGCCACCGCCTACGCCCCCTCCGAGGATGGGCCCGGGGGCTCGGTCGCCGTGCTGGTGGACAGTGAGCCATCCTTCGCGCCCCTCAAGCTCATCGCCACGCAGCCGGACGCGAAGCTGCTGCTCCTCGGCGCGTACGGCGTGCCCACTCCGGCGAGCGCTCCCTCCCTCATCGACTGGCACAAGCGGATGGAGGCCGAAGCCGGCAGCATCCCCGCCTATTCAGAGCTGCTGGCCCACATGCGCGCGGGTGAGCGCGGCACCGTGCGCATCCCCGAGAACGAGGCCGCGCTGCTGGGCCTGGGCTCGGCGGATGTCATCGCCGCCTATACGCCCATCCGCATGCGGGGCGGTGCCCACTGGTCCGTGGCCACCTTCTCCTCCACCCGGGAGCTGCGCGCCCATGAGCGCGGCGTCATCCTCCGCGTGGCGCTCGGCGCCCTCCTGGTGGCCTTCTTCCTCTCCGTCTTCGGCGCCTACGTCGTCATCGCCTCGCGCCGCGCCGTCGCGCTCCAGGAGAGCCGCCGCCACGCGGACCGCCTGGCCCACCTGCACGAGAAGACGCAGAAGATCCTCGACAACATCCCCACCGGCGTCCTCGCGCTCTCCGCGGCCGGCCGCATCACCGCCGTCAACCAGGCCCTGCGCGAGCGGCTGCCTCCCACCGCCGTGGGCGCCTCGCTCCCCGAGGCCTTCCCCCATGCGCCCGCCGCCGTGGTGGACCGGCTCGCCTCGCTGGTGGAGGCGGCCTGCTCCGCCGAGCGCGTCCTCAGCCTCCACGGCGAGCCGCTGCCCCTCTTCGGCCAGGAGGGCCAGTACCGCATCCACGCCGTGCCCCTGGAGCGCCTGGACCCCGAGGTGCGCGTGCTGCTCGTGGTGGAGGACCTGAGCAACGTGCACGCGCTCGAGTCCCAGCTGCTGCGCGCCGAGAAGCTGGCCACGGTGGGCATCCTCGCCGCGGGCATCGCGCATGAGATTGGCACCCCGCTGGGCGTGGTGCGCGGCCGGGCCGAGTACGTGCTGGGCAAGCTGGGCGCGCAGCATCCGCAGGCCGCGGGCGTGCAGGTCATCATCGACCAGATAGACCGGGTGAGCCGCACCATCCGCCAGCTGCTGGACTTCTCGCGGGTACAGCCGGCGCCGGTGAAGGGCGTGGCGCTGGAGCCGCTGCTGCGGGGCGCGCAGGAGCTGCTCCACGGCGAGGCCGAGCGGCGCAAGGTGCGGCTGGAGGTGGAGGTGCCCGAGGGGTTGCCGTCGCTGTCGGCGGATCCGGACCAGTTGCAGCAGGTGGTGCTCAACCTGGCGCTCAACGCGTGTGATGCGTGCGAGCCCGGGGGCGCGGTGCGCATCGCCGCGCACGTGGAGGCACCGGTCGAGCCGGGGGCCTGGAGCGGGGTGCGGGTGACGGTGCGCGATGATGGGTGCGGCATTCCGCCGGAGAGCCTCAACCGCGTCTTCGACCCCTTCTTCACCACGAAGAAGCGTGGCCAGGGCACGGGGCTGGGCCTGACGGTGGTGGCCCAGATTGTCCGCAACCACGGGGGCCGCATCGAACTGGAGAGCGAGCCCGGGCAGGGCACGTGCGTGACGCTGTGGTGGCCGGCCACGCCCCTGCCGAGCGAGGAGCGACATGCCGTCTGA
- a CDS encoding sigma-54-dependent transcriptional regulator: MPSEGRVLVVDDHVEMARLLADHLTDAGYTVDVATSGQEALAAVNGRVLDAVVCDLRMESVDGFDVLAGVRKVDPTLPVLIMTAFGGVENAVEAMRRGATHYFTKPFRLDEVLLYVQRAIAERRLREENRALRQAVGDRSAYGALVGRSAPMRTLYELIERVAYSHAPVLVRGESGTGKELVARALHFEGPRKEGPFVAVNCTAIPNALLESELFGHVKGSFTGATTPRRGLFLEADGGTLFLDEIGDMAPELQAKLLRVLEDGEVRAVGADASRKVDVRVVAATHQELEARVREGRFRQDLFYRLNVVPLNVPPLRERREDIPLLVEHFVAWSRKRNPRARLAGFSPEALAALAAAPWPGNVRELENLVERLAVVTVQETVDLPTLQLHAPGVTADTHPLSRAQGRLIPLRQLEGEYIAYVVAQCGGNKTKAAEILGIDVSTIHRRERERSGNSA; encoded by the coding sequence ATGCCGTCTGAGGGACGAGTGCTGGTGGTGGATGACCACGTGGAGATGGCGCGGCTGCTGGCCGACCACCTCACGGACGCGGGCTACACGGTGGACGTGGCCACCAGCGGGCAGGAGGCGCTCGCGGCGGTGAACGGGCGCGTGCTGGACGCGGTGGTGTGTGACCTGCGCATGGAGAGCGTGGACGGCTTCGACGTGCTGGCCGGAGTGCGCAAGGTGGACCCCACGCTGCCGGTGCTCATCATGACGGCCTTCGGCGGGGTGGAGAACGCGGTGGAGGCCATGCGGCGCGGCGCCACGCACTACTTCACCAAGCCCTTCCGCCTGGACGAGGTGCTGCTGTACGTGCAGCGCGCCATCGCCGAGCGGCGGCTGCGCGAGGAGAACCGGGCGCTGCGCCAGGCGGTGGGGGACCGCTCGGCCTATGGGGCGCTGGTGGGCCGCAGCGCGCCCATGCGCACCCTGTACGAGCTCATCGAGCGCGTGGCGTACTCCCACGCGCCGGTGCTGGTGCGCGGCGAGAGCGGCACCGGCAAGGAGCTGGTGGCCCGCGCGCTGCACTTCGAGGGCCCGCGCAAGGAAGGCCCCTTCGTGGCCGTCAACTGCACGGCCATCCCCAACGCGCTGCTGGAGAGCGAGCTGTTCGGCCACGTGAAGGGCAGCTTCACCGGCGCCACCACGCCGCGCCGGGGCCTCTTCCTGGAGGCGGACGGGGGCACGCTCTTCCTCGACGAGATTGGCGACATGGCGCCCGAGCTCCAGGCCAAGCTGCTGCGCGTGCTGGAGGATGGCGAGGTGCGCGCGGTGGGCGCGGACGCCTCGCGCAAGGTGGACGTGCGCGTGGTGGCCGCCACGCACCAGGAGCTGGAGGCGCGCGTGCGCGAGGGCCGCTTCCGGCAGGATCTCTTCTACCGCCTCAACGTGGTGCCGCTGAACGTGCCGCCCCTGCGCGAGCGGCGCGAGGACATTCCCCTGCTGGTGGAGCACTTCGTCGCCTGGTCCCGCAAGCGCAACCCGCGGGCGCGCCTGGCCGGCTTCTCTCCCGAGGCCCTCGCCGCGCTCGCCGCCGCGCCGTGGCCCGGCAACGTGCGCGAGCTGGAGAACCTCGTCGAGCGCCTCGCCGTGGTGACGGTGCAGGAGACGGTGGACCTGCCCACGCTCCAGCTCCACGCACCTGGTGTGACGGCGGACACCCATCCCCTGTCACGCGCCCAGGGCCGCCTCATCCCACTTCGTCAGTTGGAGGGCGAGTACATCGCCTATGTCGTCGCGCAATGCGGTGGCAACAAGACGAAGGCAGCGGAAATCCTCGGCATCGACGTCTCCACCATCCACCGCCGCGAGCGCGAGCGGAGCGGAAACAGCGCGTAG
- a CDS encoding FG-GAP repeat domain-containing protein gives MSTPRSSFLVFLVCALSAVLVFSPGCEPDRPLPPGGEPLPPGGKDPQGGDDGGTDGGVLVVRSDGGSFAAKPTCTSGGACAGACPDGGVICSGNCGFLAPVQYPFAGDPKAIALGDVDKDGDDDLVTANNDGKAVAVLLNKRNGLFQTPSLWSSGREPTALALADVNEDGSLDLLVANNSGDASLAVYRGKGTGDFLAPITTGSVGLDLNDLVVDEFGGNVWSLAVLRGSDQKLSVIPLKSDGTPQTPVDYDSSSGAYALVAADFNGDGKKDLALTHESACGTSSSTPCQSVGVLLGKGDGTFQPQVFTSTGGSPRGLVAAQLDIDTAMDLIVADASRNQVLVLRGQNNGRFYEPVAYPTVKAPSRLVLADVNRDTVPDILVTSATGNQVGLLVGQPGGTFSSQVPLTAWPQDVGLQGLSASDFDGDSVVDMAVLTRNGIQMLWGICR, from the coding sequence GTGTCCACGCCCCGTTCTTCCTTCCTCGTCTTCCTCGTCTGCGCGTTGAGCGCGGTGCTCGTGTTCTCACCCGGCTGTGAGCCGGACCGGCCGCTGCCTCCTGGGGGAGAGCCCCTTCCGCCCGGTGGAAAGGATCCCCAGGGAGGTGACGATGGGGGCACGGATGGAGGGGTGCTGGTGGTTCGCAGCGATGGGGGCTCCTTCGCGGCGAAGCCCACGTGCACCAGCGGCGGCGCGTGCGCGGGCGCCTGCCCGGATGGCGGCGTCATCTGCTCGGGCAACTGCGGCTTCCTGGCCCCGGTGCAGTACCCCTTCGCGGGAGACCCGAAGGCCATCGCGCTCGGCGACGTGGACAAGGACGGGGACGACGACCTCGTCACGGCGAACAACGACGGCAAGGCGGTGGCCGTCCTGCTCAACAAGCGCAACGGCCTCTTCCAGACGCCCAGCCTGTGGTCGTCCGGCCGGGAGCCCACGGCCCTGGCGCTCGCGGACGTCAACGAGGATGGCTCGTTGGATCTGCTCGTGGCCAACAACAGCGGGGACGCCTCGCTCGCGGTGTACCGGGGCAAGGGCACCGGTGACTTCCTGGCGCCCATCACCACCGGGAGCGTCGGCCTGGATCTCAACGACCTGGTGGTGGACGAGTTCGGCGGAAACGTGTGGAGCCTCGCCGTGCTGCGCGGGAGTGATCAGAAGCTGTCCGTGATCCCGCTGAAGAGCGACGGCACGCCGCAGACGCCGGTCGACTATGACTCGTCCTCGGGGGCCTACGCGCTGGTGGCCGCGGACTTCAATGGAGATGGCAAGAAGGACCTCGCCCTCACCCACGAGTCCGCGTGCGGCACGTCGTCGAGCACCCCGTGCCAGTCCGTGGGCGTGCTGCTGGGCAAGGGCGATGGCACCTTCCAGCCCCAGGTCTTCACGTCCACGGGTGGCTCGCCGAGAGGACTCGTGGCGGCGCAGCTCGACATCGACACGGCGATGGACCTGATTGTCGCCGACGCGAGCCGCAACCAGGTGCTCGTGCTGCGCGGTCAGAACAATGGCCGCTTCTACGAGCCGGTGGCCTATCCCACGGTGAAGGCGCCGTCGCGGCTGGTGCTGGCGGACGTGAACCGGGACACGGTGCCGGACATCCTGGTGACGAGCGCCACGGGCAACCAGGTGGGCCTGTTGGTGGGCCAGCCGGGAGGCACCTTCTCGTCGCAGGTGCCGCTCACCGCGTGGCCCCAGGACGTGGGGCTCCAGGGGCTGAGCGCGTCGGACTTCGACGGCGACAGTGTCGTGGACATGGCGGTCCTCACCCGCAACGGCATCCAGATGTTGTGGGGCATCTGCCGGTAG